The following proteins are encoded in a genomic region of Syntrophorhabdaceae bacterium:
- a CDS encoding alcohol dehydrogenase catalytic domain-containing protein: MKAIVFDGSLRITGTRGKPVPAHGDALIRVSMAGICNTDMEITKGYLGFNGTIGHEFTGIVEAIGGRSKKLVGKRVVGEINCGCGHCDICLKGLEKHCPDRTTIGILGREGAFAEYMTLPVKNLHEIPDGLTDEEAVFTEPLAAAFEILEQIRVGTRDTILVVGDGKLGILCALALRLTGAHVTLAGKHPSKLSIARDQGVPAVMTKDLYPGSKYDIVVEATGSADTFQTAMKLTKPRGVIVLKSTVAHGSPINLAPIVIDELNVIGSRCGPFKPALKALADGLIDVKPLISAIFSPREAKKAFAAARNRNTLKVLIDFRRK; this comes from the coding sequence ATGAAAGCAATAGTCTTCGACGGGAGCCTGAGGATTACCGGCACCAGGGGAAAACCGGTCCCGGCGCATGGCGATGCCCTGATCAGGGTCTCCATGGCCGGCATCTGCAATACGGACATGGAGATAACGAAGGGTTACCTGGGATTTAACGGGACCATCGGTCACGAGTTTACCGGCATTGTGGAGGCGATTGGCGGCAGATCGAAGAAGCTGGTCGGGAAACGCGTCGTCGGAGAGATAAATTGCGGATGCGGGCACTGCGACATTTGTCTCAAGGGCCTTGAAAAGCATTGCCCCGACAGGACCACCATCGGGATACTGGGGAGGGAGGGCGCGTTCGCGGAGTATATGACGCTTCCCGTCAAGAACCTTCATGAAATACCCGACGGCCTTACCGACGAAGAGGCGGTCTTCACCGAACCGCTGGCCGCCGCGTTTGAAATACTCGAGCAGATCAGGGTCGGGACCCGCGATACCATCCTTGTCGTCGGCGATGGCAAACTCGGCATCCTCTGCGCCCTTGCGCTCAGGCTGACCGGGGCGCACGTGACCCTGGCAGGAAAACACCCCTCGAAACTGAGCATTGCCCGGGATCAGGGTGTACCGGCGGTAATGACAAAAGACCTTTACCCGGGCAGCAAATACGACATCGTTGTGGAGGCGACAGGCAGCGCCGACACCTTCCAAACCGCCATGAAGCTCACAAAACCCCGCGGCGTCATCGTCCTCAAGAGCACCGTGGCCCACGGCAGCCCCATCAACCTCGCCCCCATCGTCATAGACGAGCTAAACGTCATCGGCTCCCGCTGCGGACCTTTCAAACCGGCCCTGAAGGCCCTGGCTGACGGCCTCATCGACGTTAAGCCCCTCATTTCGGCAATCTTTTCTCCTCGAGAAGCAAAGAAAGCCTTCGCGGCCGCGAGAAACCGCAACACCCTCAAGGTGCTTATCGATTTCAGAAGGAAGTGA
- the nudC gene encoding NAD(+) diphosphatase, translating to MTGDNDACYVFLLRGQKVLVDLSSRPPKVPRQSTAKSLGLSLESAYRLGSLNGLECYAFSVTGDREPPPGMDFLGLRKLFGVLDGDQYSMAVRALGILNWDGTCQFCSVCGSRLTRHDVILAKQCEACGFTMFPRISPAVIVLVEKRDKVLLARASRFAEDLYSVLAGFAEPGETLEDVVRREIREEVGIEVKDIRYFGSQPWPYPDSLMIGFIASWAAGEIAIDNDEISDARWFTVENLPKIPDRISIARALIDWFIEKNRKGAQ from the coding sequence ATGACCGGCGATAACGACGCCTGCTATGTTTTCTTGCTTCGCGGTCAGAAGGTGCTTGTCGACCTGTCCTCGCGGCCGCCGAAAGTGCCGCGACAGTCTACCGCAAAGAGCCTGGGGCTGTCCCTTGAGAGCGCGTACCGCCTCGGCTCCCTGAATGGCCTCGAGTGCTATGCTTTTTCTGTCACCGGCGACAGGGAACCCCCGCCTGGAATGGATTTCCTGGGTCTCAGAAAGCTTTTCGGGGTCCTCGATGGAGACCAGTATTCCATGGCTGTCAGGGCACTCGGGATCCTCAACTGGGATGGCACCTGCCAGTTCTGCAGCGTCTGCGGTTCGCGTCTCACAAGGCACGACGTTATCCTCGCCAAGCAGTGTGAGGCTTGCGGCTTCACGATGTTTCCCAGGATATCTCCGGCAGTGATCGTCCTCGTGGAAAAGCGGGACAAGGTGCTTCTTGCCAGGGCAAGCAGATTTGCCGAAGATCTCTATAGCGTCCTGGCGGGTTTTGCAGAACCCGGCGAGACGCTTGAGGACGTGGTGCGCAGGGAGATCAGGGAAGAGGTCGGGATAGAGGTCAAGGACATCCGCTATTTCGGCAGTCAGCCCTGGCCCTATCCCGACTCCCTCATGATCGGCTTCATTGCGTCATGGGCGGCCGGTGAGATAGCCATCGACAACGACGAGATAAGCGATGCGCGGTGGTTCACCGTCGAGAACCTGCCGAAAATACCGGACAGGATCAGCATTGCAAGGGCACTCATAGACTGGTTCATTGAAAAGAACAGGAAAGGAGCCCAATGA
- the grpE gene encoding nucleotide exchange factor GrpE, which produces MKEKDKDLLLDEKEEMHEENGGNGHKHEEHKKKKKKEETPAELKKELEEKEGKIKSLEERLLYLQADFENFKKIKAKEKLDVLKYANEVIIKELLPVLDNLELALRHAESTDDHKGIHEGVRMTLSEFMKVLEKAGVKSVEAVGKKFDPNFHEAFYQEEHDDVEPDTVVSELQKGYLLNDRLIRPSRVGVSKKPDIQ; this is translated from the coding sequence ATGAAAGAAAAAGACAAAGACCTGCTCCTTGACGAAAAGGAAGAAATGCACGAAGAGAATGGCGGTAACGGACACAAACATGAGGAGCATAAAAAAAAGAAAAAGAAAGAAGAGACACCCGCAGAATTGAAAAAGGAACTGGAAGAGAAGGAAGGGAAGATCAAATCCCTTGAGGAAAGACTGCTCTATCTTCAGGCCGATTTCGAGAACTTCAAGAAGATCAAAGCGAAAGAGAAACTGGATGTGCTCAAGTACGCGAATGAGGTCATTATCAAGGAATTGCTGCCCGTTCTCGATAATCTCGAGTTGGCCCTGAGGCACGCCGAGTCCACTGACGATCACAAAGGCATCCACGAAGGTGTCAGGATGACACTCAGCGAATTCATGAAGGTCCTGGAAAAGGCCGGTGTCAAATCAGTAGAAGCGGTGGGCAAAAAGTTCGACCCCAACTTTCATGAGGCTTTCTATCAGGAAGAACACGATGACGTGGAGCCTGACACCGTGGTTTCGGAATTGCAAAAAGGTTATCTCCTCAATGACAGACTCATCAGACCCTCCCGGGTAGGTGTCTCAAAAAAACCCGATATCCAGTAA
- the dnaJ gene encoding molecular chaperone DnaJ, translated as MRSRHVDYYEVLNVSRGASDEEIKKAYRKLALQYHPDRNPGDLKAEEKFKEINQAYEVLGDAQKRNHYERFGAAGDAGSVFDFGFQGNFDSVFNDLFSDFFGNQRPRQRKGNDLRYNLTIEFEEAVFGGEKEIEIPKETRCPVCNGSRAEPGHEPVVCRHCGGRGQVRQSHGFFTINRTCEYCGGEGQVIKNPCKNCKGKGSVKTKKKLKVRIPPGVDNNTRLQLRGEGMQQSGDTIPGDLFVVLQVREHAVFERAGDDIIVQVDVGFPLLCLGGEITIPTIEGESVLKIPTGTQQGKVFRLKGLGVNKSNGYGRGDQLVYLNIVIPSELTDRQKTLVEELAGEFKDSSPRTRKGFKDKFMEFFE; from the coding sequence ATGAGAAGCAGGCACGTTGATTATTACGAGGTCCTCAATGTTTCGCGGGGGGCAAGCGACGAAGAGATAAAAAAGGCATACCGGAAACTCGCCCTTCAATACCATCCGGACCGCAACCCCGGAGACTTGAAGGCCGAGGAGAAGTTCAAAGAGATAAACCAGGCCTACGAGGTCCTGGGAGACGCCCAGAAAAGAAACCACTACGAGCGCTTCGGAGCTGCGGGCGACGCGGGGTCCGTATTTGATTTCGGTTTTCAGGGAAATTTCGATTCTGTCTTCAACGATCTTTTCAGTGACTTCTTCGGCAACCAGAGACCGCGCCAGAGGAAGGGAAACGATCTCCGGTATAACCTGACCATAGAGTTCGAGGAAGCAGTGTTCGGCGGAGAGAAGGAGATCGAGATTCCCAAGGAAACAAGATGTCCCGTCTGCAACGGTTCACGTGCCGAGCCTGGCCACGAGCCGGTGGTCTGCAGGCACTGCGGCGGCCGCGGCCAGGTCCGTCAGAGCCACGGGTTTTTTACCATCAATAGAACCTGTGAGTACTGCGGCGGTGAAGGTCAGGTTATAAAGAATCCCTGCAAGAACTGTAAGGGCAAGGGGAGTGTCAAGACCAAGAAGAAGCTGAAGGTCAGGATACCCCCGGGTGTCGATAACAATACCCGCCTCCAGTTGAGAGGAGAGGGGATGCAGCAGTCTGGGGACACCATCCCCGGCGATCTTTTCGTGGTCCTCCAGGTCAGGGAACACGCTGTTTTCGAGAGGGCCGGGGACGACATCATCGTTCAGGTCGATGTCGGTTTTCCCCTCCTGTGCCTGGGTGGAGAGATAACGATCCCTACCATCGAGGGTGAGTCGGTCCTCAAGATACCCACAGGCACACAGCAGGGAAAGGTCTTCAGGCTCAAGGGTCTTGGTGTCAACAAGTCCAATGGCTACGGCAGGGGTGACCAGCTCGTCTATCTCAACATCGTTATCCCCTCAGAGCTGACAGACCGGCAGAAGACCCTCGTCGAGGAACTGGCGGGGGAATTCAAGGATTCATCGCCGAGGACGCGCAAGGGCTTCAAGGATAAGTTCATGGAGTTTTTCGAGTGA
- the hrcA gene encoding heat-inducible transcriptional repressor HrcA — translation MNDRERSVLELIVENYIVFAEPIGSIMISRVMKKKVSSATIRNIMSELEELGFLYKPHAVAGRVPTPKAFRYYVNSLPAPGVPGKKELKALETLSRLRYAYAEELMADASRVLAAISRCPSIVVEPRVDTMLFKEVEFVRLSRSTILVVFVTSSGMVHRRFVDTSEDLEQGVLDEMKHYMNERFSGMPFYALKENILKDMHKDRENFQTLYRKIQDTLDVLVGEEEKREIYIEGASKMIGIPEFSDVEKLKDLFRTLENKERLIQLLDRYLSEEGINVILGSESDMKGMEGMSIITSAYRIGEDSYGLLGIIGPMRMNYSRLIPIVDYTARAVTDLFKLM, via the coding sequence TTGAATGACCGTGAAAGGTCTGTGCTTGAGCTCATCGTCGAGAATTACATCGTCTTCGCCGAGCCCATAGGTTCCATTATGATCTCCCGGGTGATGAAGAAGAAGGTGAGTTCCGCCACCATCCGGAATATCATGAGCGAGCTTGAGGAGTTGGGCTTTCTGTACAAACCCCATGCGGTGGCCGGGCGGGTACCCACACCCAAGGCCTTCCGCTATTATGTGAACAGCCTGCCGGCTCCCGGGGTTCCGGGAAAGAAGGAGCTCAAGGCCCTGGAAACCCTTTCCCGGTTGCGCTATGCCTATGCGGAAGAGCTCATGGCTGATGCCTCGCGGGTGCTCGCCGCCATTTCACGATGTCCGAGCATTGTTGTAGAGCCCAGGGTCGATACGATGCTTTTCAAAGAAGTGGAGTTTGTCAGGCTTTCCCGGAGTACGATCCTCGTTGTTTTCGTCACGTCATCGGGCATGGTCCACAGGAGGTTCGTCGATACCAGCGAGGATCTCGAGCAAGGCGTACTTGACGAGATGAAACATTACATGAATGAACGCTTCTCCGGCATGCCTTTTTATGCCCTCAAGGAGAACATCCTTAAGGACATGCACAAGGACAGGGAAAATTTTCAGACCCTCTATCGAAAGATACAGGATACGCTTGATGTTCTTGTAGGCGAGGAGGAGAAGAGGGAGATCTATATAGAGGGGGCATCGAAGATGATCGGTATCCCTGAATTCTCCGATGTGGAAAAGCTCAAAGACCTCTTCAGGACCCTGGAGAACAAGGAAAGACTGATACAGCTTCTTGACCGGTACCTGAGTGAAGAAGGCATTAACGTAATTCTTGGAAGCGAAAGTGACATGAAAGGGATGGAAGGGATGAGCATCATCACTTCGGCCTACCGAATCGGCGAGGACAGCTACGGCCTTCTTGGTATCATCGGGCCGATGAGGATGAACTACTCGCGCCTTATCCCTATAGTTGATTATACTGCCCGGGCGGTAACAGATCTCTTTAAATTGATGTGA